A region from the Parasphingopyxis sp. CP4 genome encodes:
- the rpsO gene encoding 30S ribosomal protein S15: MSITAERKAEVIKENAREDGDTGSPEVQVAILTERITNLTDHFKGHHKDHHSRRGLLMLVNKRRNLLSYLRNKDEGRYQDLIKKLGLRK, translated from the coding sequence ATGTCGATTACTGCCGAACGCAAGGCTGAAGTGATCAAAGAAAATGCACGGGAAGACGGCGATACCGGTTCCCCAGAAGTCCAGGTCGCGATCCTCACCGAACGGATCACCAACCTGACCGACCATTTTAAAGGCCACCATAAAGACCATCACTCGCGCCGCGGGCTGCTGATGCTGGTCAACAAGCGCCGCAACTTGCTCAGTTATCTGCGCAACAAGGATGAAGGTCGCTATCAAGACCTCATCAAGAAGCTCGGCCTTCGTAAATAA
- a CDS encoding glycosyltransferase, which produces MTAPNPEYSIVVPVYQSGPQLRDLVERLAIVFDQVLNTSHEIILVDDGSTSPVTLALLPELAASPNVCVVRLTRNFGKPGAVLCGLAHSSGDWVVTIDDDLQQLPEDIPKLVVHRDHDMVTATHTRHHSGGAREITSRIKRFFDTHSLGYSVSLSALKVIRRPIVDGMLKISTNKPFIPALIREITTDVVAVETELQESAYPRSRYTFRARWVQFSSLLFGNSGFLLRCFVWLGGSLVALGLMLAIGLLSFMILGRDPGFDGGWLSALILFVGGANMMAVGTTGEYLIRIMAISSGKPAYVVRETLNE; this is translated from the coding sequence GTGACGGCTCCCAATCCGGAATACAGCATTGTCGTACCGGTTTATCAAAGCGGTCCGCAGCTCCGCGATCTGGTAGAGCGTTTGGCGATTGTCTTCGATCAGGTCTTGAATACCAGCCACGAAATCATACTGGTTGACGACGGATCGACCAGCCCGGTCACGCTCGCACTTCTGCCTGAACTTGCCGCCTCGCCTAATGTTTGTGTCGTGCGGCTAACCCGGAATTTCGGGAAGCCGGGTGCGGTGCTTTGCGGCCTGGCCCATAGCAGCGGGGATTGGGTCGTGACGATCGATGACGATCTCCAGCAGCTTCCGGAAGACATTCCCAAACTGGTCGTGCATCGCGACCATGACATGGTAACAGCCACGCACACACGGCATCACAGCGGCGGCGCACGCGAAATCACAAGCAGAATCAAACGATTCTTCGACACCCATTCGCTGGGCTACAGCGTTTCCCTTTCTGCGCTGAAGGTTATCCGCCGACCGATCGTCGATGGCATGCTGAAAATTTCCACCAATAAGCCGTTTATCCCGGCACTCATTCGCGAAATAACCACCGATGTTGTTGCCGTAGAGACGGAGCTGCAGGAATCCGCCTATCCGCGATCTCGCTATACTTTTCGTGCGCGATGGGTTCAGTTCTCAAGCCTGTTGTTCGGAAATTCGGGATTCCTGTTACGCTGTTTTGTCTGGCTTGGCGGTAGCCTGGTGGCGCTCGGGCTGATGCTGGCGATCGGCCTTCTCAGCTTTATGATCCTGGGGCGCGATCCGGGATTTGACGGCGGCTGGTTATCCGCGCTGATCCTGTTTGTCGGCGGTGCGAATATGATGGCGGTTGGCACGACCGGCGAATATCTCATTCGCATAATGGCGATCAGTTCTGGAAAGCCGGCATATGTGGTGCGCGAAACGCTGAATGAATAA
- a CDS encoding cell wall hydrolase yields the protein MQGSWAEHALLRPSTARDLHPVDDAETRISEDFVLERMAPDQPRTRGKSPYTIAAAFIGMIGLLTLSAASLAVPERGVTVALPEARPFSELVGEAEDGSQLPLTLTPAEEAAVRAAIEAELAAQSGYDGPRPRGIAFPQASSADRERALQCMTQAIYYEAGNEPEAGQRAVAQVVLNRVRHPGYANTICGVVYEGSERSTGCQFTFTCDGALARRPVPSVWARSQRYAREAIAGRSFGEVGYATHYHTLDVWPYWGRSLTMTNMIGRHLFHRLRGTASSPGAFSVRYSGREPAPRPWRPNAEEQQADGEGELLIEDLVEDNLPPAPQLRGELAEAEVDAVSNNLPTSQVIENALPDSQVRPEHRNSGQWIGS from the coding sequence ATGCAGGGGAGCTGGGCGGAGCATGCATTGCTGCGCCCATCCACGGCGCGCGATCTCCATCCGGTAGACGATGCAGAAACTCGCATCAGCGAAGATTTTGTTCTTGAGCGGATGGCACCAGACCAACCGCGCACCAGAGGCAAATCCCCGTACACGATCGCCGCTGCCTTTATCGGCATGATTGGCCTGTTGACGCTGAGCGCCGCGAGCCTTGCGGTGCCTGAGCGCGGGGTGACGGTTGCGCTGCCCGAAGCGCGGCCTTTTTCGGAACTGGTTGGCGAAGCGGAGGATGGCTCACAATTGCCGCTCACGCTGACGCCCGCTGAGGAAGCAGCAGTCCGCGCCGCGATCGAGGCCGAACTGGCTGCGCAATCCGGATATGACGGGCCGCGACCACGCGGGATTGCCTTTCCGCAAGCGAGCAGCGCCGATCGCGAACGCGCGCTCCAATGCATGACGCAGGCCATCTACTACGAAGCCGGCAACGAACCCGAGGCCGGGCAACGCGCGGTGGCGCAGGTCGTGCTCAACCGGGTCCGCCATCCCGGCTATGCCAATACGATCTGCGGCGTCGTCTATGAAGGCAGCGAGCGGAGCACCGGCTGCCAGTTCACTTTCACCTGCGATGGAGCGCTGGCGCGGCGTCCGGTGCCCAGCGTCTGGGCGCGATCCCAGCGTTATGCGCGCGAAGCGATTGCCGGGCGTTCCTTTGGCGAGGTCGGCTATGCGACCCATTATCATACGCTCGATGTCTGGCCCTATTGGGGGCGCAGCCTGACCATGACGAACATGATCGGTCGCCACCTGTTTCACCGTCTCCGCGGCACGGCGAGTTCACCAGGTGCCTTTTCGGTTCGCTATTCGGGCCGGGAGCCCGCGCCGCGGCCCTGGCGGCCCAATGCCGAGGAGCAGCAAGCGGACGGTGAGGGAGAACTGCTGATCGAGGATCTGGTGGAGGATAATCTTCCACCCGCGCCGCAGCTGCGTGGTGAACTGGCCGAGGCAGAGGTAGATGCGGTCAGCAACAATCTGCCGACCAGCCAGGTCATCGAAAATGCCTTGCCGGATTCACAGGTCCGTCCCGAACATCGCAACAGTGGACAATGGATTGGCAGCTAG
- a CDS encoding peptidylprolyl isomerase, producing MKQLLLLAAAPLLLAAQASEPPATPGEIVAATADEDWRPIAADNLLVMTLGDGSEVFIELAASFAPIHVANIRRLAREGWYDGITINRVQDNYVVQWGDATQSKAVPIGIETEPPAEYDFAMGDTYLAAFTNVQDGNYEQYSGYLGGWPVGHSPREDGQRSGTLVHCYGMVGVGRGNDPDTGNGAELYTVIGHAPRHLDRNISLVGRIVEGIGALSSLPRGTGPLGFYEEESQRVPIASIALASALPEAEQPRFEVMRTNSDAFRAYVDARANRTGWFVRPARAVDVCNVNLPIRRVRGG from the coding sequence ATGAAACAGCTTCTCCTTCTTGCCGCCGCACCACTCCTTCTTGCCGCCCAGGCCAGCGAGCCCCCGGCAACCCCGGGTGAAATCGTCGCCGCGACCGCGGACGAGGACTGGCGACCGATTGCTGCCGATAATCTCCTCGTGATGACGCTGGGTGACGGATCGGAAGTCTTTATCGAGCTCGCGGCCAGCTTTGCGCCGATCCATGTCGCCAATATCCGGCGCCTTGCGCGCGAAGGCTGGTATGACGGGATCACCATCAATCGCGTGCAGGATAATTATGTCGTCCAATGGGGCGATGCGACGCAAAGCAAAGCCGTACCGATCGGGATCGAGACGGAGCCGCCGGCGGAATATGATTTTGCCATGGGCGATACTTATCTCGCCGCGTTTACGAACGTGCAGGATGGAAATTACGAGCAATATTCCGGCTATCTTGGCGGCTGGCCGGTTGGCCATAGCCCGCGCGAAGATGGCCAGCGCAGTGGCACGCTGGTCCATTGCTACGGCATGGTCGGTGTTGGCCGGGGCAATGATCCGGACACCGGCAATGGGGCGGAGCTTTATACAGTCATCGGCCATGCGCCGCGCCATCTTGATCGCAATATTTCGCTCGTTGGCCGGATCGTGGAAGGTATCGGCGCATTGTCGAGCTTACCGCGCGGAACCGGGCCGTTGGGTTTCTACGAGGAAGAGAGCCAGCGTGTGCCGATCGCATCGATAGCGCTCGCGAGCGCCTTGCCGGAAGCAGAGCAACCGCGTTTCGAGGTGATGCGCACCAATAGCGACGCATTTCGCGCCTATGTCGATGCGCGCGCCAATCGCACCGGCTGGTTCGTCCGGCCCGCCCGCGCGGTGGATGTGTGCAATGTTAACCTGCCGATCCGGCGCGTGCGTGGCGGTTAA
- the truB gene encoding tRNA pseudouridine(55) synthase TruB, whose product MAEPDLTPKLHGWIILDKPLGIGSTPCVSAVKRALREGGYAKVKVGHGGTLDPLATGVLPIALGEATKLAGRMLDSNKNYDFTIQFGAETDTLDAEGAVTEQSDHRPSLAELKAILPQFTGPIEQIPPKYSALKIDGKPAYARARAGEDVEMKMRAVTIHALCHSRAGGNPELQDTSSADPDPRLPGDDLMQQVTLTAHVSKGTYIRSLARDIARALNTVGHVTMLHRSKAGPFSLKSAISLDKLDELAKTRSLEQALLPLAAGLDDIPALSVTPDQARQLRKGQRTTGNSATAGLYLATDQSVPVALVECDGIELKVVRGFNL is encoded by the coding sequence ATGGCAGAGCCAGACCTAACCCCCAAACTCCACGGCTGGATCATTCTCGATAAGCCGCTCGGTATCGGTTCGACGCCCTGTGTGTCGGCGGTGAAGCGGGCGTTGCGCGAGGGCGGCTATGCCAAGGTGAAGGTCGGCCATGGCGGGACGCTGGATCCGCTCGCCACCGGCGTGCTGCCGATCGCGCTTGGCGAAGCGACCAAGCTGGCCGGGCGAATGCTCGATAGCAACAAGAATTACGACTTCACGATCCAGTTCGGCGCGGAGACGGATACGCTGGACGCGGAGGGCGCGGTCACTGAACAGTCAGACCATCGCCCATCCCTCGCAGAGCTCAAGGCCATCCTTCCGCAATTCACCGGTCCAATCGAGCAGATCCCGCCCAAATATTCCGCGCTCAAGATTGACGGCAAACCCGCTTATGCCCGCGCCCGCGCCGGCGAAGATGTGGAAATGAAGATGCGGGCCGTAACGATCCATGCGCTTTGCCATTCCCGCGCAGGCGGGAATCCAGAGCTGCAGGACACATCGTCAGCGGACCCAGATCCCCGCCTGCCCGGGGATGACCTGATGCAGCAGGTCACCCTCACCGCCCATGTTTCGAAGGGCACCTATATCCGCTCGCTTGCCCGCGATATTGCGCGCGCCTTGAACACGGTTGGACATGTCACTATGTTGCACCGCAGCAAGGCTGGGCCCTTTTCGCTGAAAAGCGCGATTTCGCTGGACAAACTGGACGAACTCGCTAAGACGCGCTCCCTTGAACAGGCACTCTTGCCATTGGCGGCAGGGCTGGACGACATCCCGGCTCTTTCCGTCACTCCCGATCAGGCAAGGCAGCTCCGCAAGGGGCAGCGAACGACCGGGAATTCCGCCACTGCCGGGCTTTATCTTGCAACCGACCAGTCTGTTCCGGTTGCCCTCGTCGAATGTGACGGGATCGAGCTGAAGGTCGTGCGGGGATTTAACTTATGA
- the pnp gene encoding polyribonucleotide nucleotidyltransferase has protein sequence MFDVKKVETEWGGQKLTLETGRVARQADGAVLAQLGDTVVLCAVTAAKSVREGQDFFPLTVHYQEKYSAAGRIPGGFFKREGRATEKETLTCRLIDRPVRPLFPEGFYNEINVIAQVLSYDGVNEPDILALVAASAALTISGLPFMGPIAAARVGYKDGEYQLNPSMDEVAEGELDLVVAGTQNAVLMVESEAKELPEDVMLGAVMFAHEESKPIIDAIISLAEQAAKDPWELAPADDQDGMKQQLRDLVGGDIAAAYKLTDKSERSDALNAARDKAKEAFAEEDGQTQMTAGKVVKKLEAEIVRGAIIKDGSRIDGRKLDEVRPIEAMVHFLPRTHGSALFTRGETQAIVTTTLGTKDAEQMIDGLNGLSYSPFMLHYNFPPYSVGEVGRFGFTSRRETGHGKLAWRALHPVLPDAEEFPYTIRVLSDITESNGSSSMATVCGGSLAMMDAGVPLKRPVSGIAMGLILEGDDFAVLSDILGDEDHLGDMDFKVAGTEKGITSLQMDIKIAGITEEIMKSALEQANGGRAHILGEMSKALDTTRTELSDFAPRIETMQIDKEKIRDVIGTGGKVIREIVAETGAKVDIDDEGVIKLSSSDINEIEAARKWIEGIVEEPEVGKIYDGKVVNIVDFGAFVNFMGQKDGLVHVSEIKNERVEKVTDELSEGQEVKVKVLEVDGRGKVRLSMRVVDQETGEELEDTRPAREPRGDKGGRGRGGRGRGPRRDRGDRNEKSEDKGGEGELPEFITKD, from the coding sequence ATGTTTGACGTAAAGAAAGTCGAAACAGAATGGGGCGGCCAGAAGCTGACCCTCGAAACGGGCCGTGTGGCCCGCCAAGCCGACGGCGCGGTTCTCGCGCAGCTCGGCGACACGGTGGTGCTGTGCGCAGTCACCGCTGCCAAATCAGTGCGCGAAGGGCAGGATTTCTTCCCGCTCACCGTTCACTATCAGGAAAAATACTCGGCCGCCGGACGCATTCCGGGCGGCTTCTTCAAGCGTGAAGGCCGCGCTACGGAAAAAGAAACGCTGACCTGCCGTCTTATTGACCGCCCGGTTCGCCCGCTTTTCCCAGAAGGCTTTTACAACGAGATCAACGTGATCGCGCAGGTTCTCTCCTATGATGGCGTGAATGAGCCCGATATTCTGGCCCTGGTTGCTGCCTCGGCAGCGCTGACCATTTCCGGCCTGCCCTTCATGGGTCCGATCGCCGCTGCGCGCGTTGGCTATAAGGATGGCGAATATCAGCTCAACCCGAGCATGGACGAAGTCGCCGAAGGCGAACTCGATCTCGTGGTTGCCGGCACGCAGAACGCCGTTCTGATGGTTGAATCCGAAGCCAAAGAGCTTCCGGAAGATGTCATGCTGGGCGCTGTCATGTTCGCCCATGAAGAATCCAAGCCGATTATCGATGCGATTATCTCGCTCGCTGAACAGGCTGCCAAGGATCCGTGGGAACTCGCTCCGGCCGATGACCAGGACGGCATGAAGCAGCAGCTTCGCGATCTGGTTGGCGGCGATATCGCCGCTGCCTACAAGCTGACCGACAAGTCGGAACGCTCGGACGCGCTCAACGCAGCCCGCGACAAGGCGAAGGAAGCCTTTGCCGAGGAAGATGGCCAAACGCAGATGACTGCCGGCAAGGTCGTCAAGAAGCTTGAAGCCGAAATCGTTCGCGGTGCGATCATCAAGGATGGTAGCCGGATCGACGGTCGTAAGCTCGACGAAGTTCGCCCGATCGAAGCGATGGTGCACTTCCTGCCCCGTACGCATGGTTCGGCGCTGTTCACCCGTGGTGAAACCCAGGCGATCGTTACGACGACGCTGGGCACCAAGGATGCAGAGCAGATGATCGACGGCCTGAACGGCCTCTCCTATTCGCCGTTCATGCTCCACTATAACTTCCCGCCCTATTCGGTCGGCGAAGTGGGTCGTTTCGGCTTTACCAGCCGCCGCGAGACCGGCCATGGCAAGCTCGCATGGCGCGCGCTCCATCCGGTCCTGCCGGATGCGGAAGAATTTCCGTATACGATCCGTGTGCTGTCCGACATCACCGAGTCCAACGGCTCCTCCTCGATGGCCACCGTCTGCGGCGGCAGCCTCGCGATGATGGATGCCGGTGTTCCGCTGAAGCGGCCGGTATCGGGCATCGCAATGGGCCTGATTCTCGAAGGTGACGACTTTGCTGTCCTGTCCGACATTCTCGGTGACGAGGATCATCTCGGCGATATGGACTTCAAGGTTGCCGGTACCGAAAAGGGTATCACCTCGCTCCAGATGGACATCAAGATCGCCGGTATCACCGAAGAGATCATGAAGTCCGCCCTGGAACAGGCCAATGGCGGCCGCGCCCACATCCTGGGTGAGATGTCCAAGGCTCTCGACACCACGCGCACCGAACTTTCGGACTTTGCGCCGCGGATCGAAACGATGCAGATCGACAAAGAGAAGATCCGCGACGTTATCGGTACGGGCGGCAAGGTGATCCGTGAGATCGTCGCTGAAACCGGTGCCAAGGTCGATATCGACGATGAAGGCGTAATCAAGCTCTCCTCGTCCGACATCAATGAAATCGAAGCCGCTCGCAAGTGGATCGAAGGCATTGTTGAAGAACCGGAAGTCGGCAAGATTTATGACGGCAAGGTCGTCAACATCGTCGATTTCGGCGCGTTCGTGAATTTCATGGGTCAGAAGGACGGCCTCGTCCATGTCTCTGAAATCAAGAATGAGCGCGTCGAGAAAGTGACCGACGAACTGTCCGAAGGGCAGGAAGTGAAGGTCAAGGTTCTCGAAGTCGATGGTCGCGGCAAGGTCCGCCTGTCGATGCGCGTTGTCGATCAGGAAACCGGCGAAGAGCTGGAAGATACCCGCCCAGCGCGTGAACCGCGTGGCGACAAGGGTGGTCGTGGTCGCGGTGGACGTGGTCGTGGCCCGCGCCGTGATCGGGGCGATCGCAACGAAAAGAGTGAAGACAAGGGCGGCGAAGGTGAGCTGCCTGAGTTCATCACCAAAGACTAA
- a CDS encoding acyl-CoA dehydrogenase family protein yields MNLDQTAALDAFQNEVRSYFERDYPQDILEKVATGASLTTAEVRRAEMALGEKGWLASAWPAEYGGPGWSIEEQYVFDEELERAGAPTVTPMGVVYVGPLIYSFGTDEQKAQWLPGIRDGSVGWAQGYSEPEAGSDLASLQFSAVRDGDDYVLNGTKIWTSAAQHADWIFLLVRTSREEKKQQGISFVCCKIDQPGVTIKPIITIDGKYVLSQCEFVDVRVPVTNRIGDEGKGWTYSQYLLGNERTSYARIGGKRKQLASIRAIASNIPTGGNQRLIDDPLFAQRLSQAEIHVDALEITTLRVLVSVRDGGAPGNEASTLKIMATEAAQEITTLFLEAAADHGIRKFEDSVSPEWTGDASFAAPAVATYFGTRAQSIYGGTNEIQRNIIAKRVLGL; encoded by the coding sequence TTGAACCTTGATCAAACCGCTGCGCTGGACGCGTTCCAAAACGAAGTTCGTTCCTATTTCGAGCGGGATTATCCGCAGGATATTTTGGAGAAGGTGGCGACCGGCGCCAGCCTCACGACTGCAGAAGTGCGCCGCGCGGAAATGGCGCTCGGCGAAAAGGGTTGGCTGGCGAGCGCATGGCCGGCTGAATATGGCGGCCCTGGCTGGTCGATCGAAGAACAATATGTCTTCGATGAAGAATTGGAGCGCGCCGGAGCCCCAACCGTAACGCCCATGGGTGTCGTCTATGTCGGCCCGCTCATCTACTCCTTCGGAACTGACGAACAAAAGGCGCAATGGTTGCCGGGCATCCGAGACGGATCGGTTGGTTGGGCGCAGGGCTATAGCGAACCGGAAGCGGGTTCTGATCTCGCATCATTGCAGTTTTCGGCGGTTCGCGATGGCGATGACTATGTCCTCAACGGCACCAAAATCTGGACGTCCGCCGCTCAACATGCGGACTGGATTTTCCTGCTGGTGCGCACGTCCCGGGAAGAGAAAAAACAACAGGGGATCAGTTTCGTCTGCTGCAAGATTGATCAGCCCGGTGTGACGATAAAACCGATCATCACCATCGATGGCAAATATGTGCTGAGCCAGTGCGAATTTGTCGACGTCCGGGTGCCGGTTACCAATCGGATTGGCGATGAGGGCAAGGGCTGGACCTACTCGCAATATCTGCTCGGCAATGAACGGACTTCCTATGCGCGGATCGGCGGCAAGCGCAAACAGCTTGCGAGCATCCGCGCGATCGCATCGAATATCCCCACTGGGGGTAACCAGCGCCTCATCGACGATCCCTTGTTTGCGCAGCGGTTGAGCCAGGCGGAAATCCATGTCGATGCCCTGGAAATCACGACTTTGCGCGTCCTTGTGTCGGTCCGCGACGGCGGAGCGCCGGGCAACGAGGCATCAACGCTGAAGATCATGGCGACTGAAGCTGCGCAGGAAATCACGACGTTGTTCCTGGAAGCGGCCGCCGATCATGGTATCCGAAAATTTGAGGACAGCGTCAGCCCGGAATGGACGGGCGATGCGAGTTTCGCGGCACCGGCCGTAGCGACATATTTCGGCACCCGCGCGCAAAGCATCTATGGCGGCACCAACGAAATCCAACGCAACATTATCGCAAAACGGGTACTCGGGCTTTAG
- a CDS encoding TIGR02281 family clan AA aspartic protease, translating into MEKFVSIAALVMLAYAIFGAEREPAGEPVELASATIAPQQERMVERAGNGSVDFVAQRAPDGHFYADVRVNGSTSRMMIDTGASSVVLTREDAQRAGIQARRGEFTATAQTAGGEIALKSVTIDRMALGSVDSRNVPAMVAENDLPISLLGQSFLERVGTVEISGDEMRLR; encoded by the coding sequence ATGGAGAAGTTTGTATCGATAGCAGCACTGGTGATGCTCGCTTACGCCATTTTCGGCGCTGAGCGCGAACCTGCTGGCGAACCGGTCGAACTCGCCTCAGCGACAATCGCGCCACAGCAGGAGCGCATGGTCGAACGCGCCGGCAATGGTTCGGTCGATTTTGTCGCACAGCGCGCGCCTGATGGTCATTTCTACGCTGATGTTCGCGTCAATGGATCAACCAGCCGGATGATGATCGATACCGGCGCGAGCAGCGTTGTGCTTACCCGCGAAGATGCGCAGCGGGCGGGTATCCAGGCGCGGCGTGGCGAGTTTACGGCTACCGCGCAAACCGCTGGCGGAGAAATCGCGCTCAAAAGTGTGACGATTGACCGTATGGCCCTGGGCAGCGTCGATAGCCGCAATGTGCCGGCCATGGTCGCGGAAAATGATCTCCCGATATCCTTGCTCGGCCAGTCATTCCTGGAACGCGTCGGTACGGTCGAGATTAGCGGCGACGAAATGCGGCTGCGCTAG
- a CDS encoding sulfotransferase: MNFVFLFCSERSGSNLITSMAGAHPNMCGPPPSHLFRLFGLNEASYTPIEQDRNWDAFVADLADATAYMIGEWESKFSADLLRDQCPERSVAAALEYLYRAECSSSQHIAFVKENYSYSIADFLNANWPDAKFVHQVRDPRDVAASWVRTAEAKGGVEEATETWLRDQQETIRVFEETDDTRKASWRYEDLISNPQHVMAKLCKLVGLSYDSAMLRFHSSERVKRNAERVPAWRNLSKPVLATNSGKYRAVLSTDDVRYIELCCGALMDKFGYQRETAAVGPDISDAEIAELRPSLSRGSASTPTSKEQAAIRSNRQQLIDRVIGRAKSL, encoded by the coding sequence ATGAATTTCGTGTTTCTCTTTTGCAGTGAGCGATCTGGCAGCAATTTGATCACGTCAATGGCCGGCGCGCACCCCAATATGTGCGGTCCGCCACCCTCTCACTTGTTCCGCTTATTTGGACTCAATGAGGCCAGTTACACGCCGATTGAGCAGGACCGAAACTGGGACGCATTTGTGGCCGACCTGGCGGACGCGACCGCCTATATGATTGGCGAATGGGAGTCTAAGTTTAGCGCCGACCTCCTACGCGACCAGTGCCCCGAACGATCCGTCGCCGCGGCTCTGGAATATCTGTACCGAGCGGAATGTTCATCCAGTCAACATATTGCTTTTGTGAAGGAAAATTACAGCTATTCCATCGCGGATTTCCTCAATGCCAATTGGCCAGATGCAAAATTTGTTCATCAGGTCCGCGATCCTCGAGATGTGGCGGCCAGTTGGGTGCGTACAGCCGAAGCCAAAGGCGGTGTCGAAGAGGCGACCGAGACATGGCTGCGCGATCAGCAAGAAACGATCCGTGTTTTCGAGGAAACCGACGATACACGCAAAGCCTCTTGGCGGTACGAGGACCTTATCTCCAACCCCCAGCACGTCATGGCGAAGCTGTGCAAGCTTGTCGGCCTCAGCTATGATTCTGCCATGCTCAGATTTCATTCCAGCGAGCGCGTCAAACGCAACGCGGAAAGAGTGCCAGCATGGCGCAATCTGTCCAAGCCGGTGCTCGCGACGAATTCCGGCAAATATCGAGCAGTTCTGTCGACGGACGATGTTCGGTACATCGAACTATGCTGCGGAGCATTGATGGATAAATTTGGCTATCAACGAGAAACTGCGGCGGTTGGACCAGATATCAGCGACGCGGAGATCGCCGAACTTCGGCCATCGCTGTCGCGCGGGAGCGCATCGACGCCAACATCGAAGGAACAGGCCGCTATTCGATCAAATCGCCAACAGTTGATTGATCGTGTCATTGGTCGAGCAAAATCGCTGTGA
- a CDS encoding GNAT family N-acetyltransferase produces MTDPAQPLAQPLADGDVRLELRSESHREGLRAACAKDPDIWTIYPFSMLDEHFDRGFDMIGALATAKNWTNYAILNGDTVVGMTNYINADPMNHVVEIGGTYIAPEVRGGPFNRAMKVLLIDHAIACGYTRIEFRVDTRNARSMAAVLKLGATHEGTLRKNRITWTGHVRDTAVFGLLADEWQSQT; encoded by the coding sequence ATGACAGATCCTGCCCAACCGCTCGCTCAGCCCCTGGCCGATGGCGATGTCCGCCTTGAACTGCGCAGCGAATCGCATCGTGAAGGGTTGCGCGCGGCGTGCGCCAAGGATCCGGACATCTGGACCATCTATCCCTTTTCGATGCTGGACGAGCATTTCGATCGCGGCTTTGACATGATCGGCGCGCTGGCGACCGCGAAAAACTGGACCAACTATGCGATCCTCAACGGCGATACCGTGGTTGGCATGACGAACTATATAAACGCCGACCCGATGAACCATGTCGTCGAAATTGGCGGGACCTATATCGCGCCGGAGGTCCGCGGCGGGCCGTTCAACCGGGCAATGAAGGTCCTGCTGATCGATCACGCGATCGCCTGTGGCTATACCCGCATCGAGTTTCGCGTCGACACCCGCAATGCGCGCTCCATGGCCGCTGTCCTGAAGCTGGGCGCGACCCATGAAGGCACGCTCCGCAAAAACCGCATCACCTGGACAGGCCATGTTCGCGATACGGCGGTTTTCGGGCTATTGGCAGACGAATGGCAGAGCCAGACCTAA
- a CDS encoding DegT/DnrJ/EryC1/StrS family aminotransferase has protein sequence MTEICIITAPRASTLIYGLVRNAPPGRWLVPANVCPAIPLALAEAEAEFEFVDINPETLCLDTQLVADRIADRSQPSVSGIIYVRSYGISGPASDDLGALRAALAPRGILIDDRCLGAPETDLGALDLLGADAAIFSTGYAKVIDIGGGGYGVVAPHLTYSAPSKSLSASAFEAVVKEYQAAMDHGTAIYVAPGGGSAHRWVSGGAGPEWTDIRARIDDAAPGVFAHKDTLNLCYRSRLTAFGTLPEDSLAWRFSIRVANPKAVLRAIFDAGLFASDHYYPVTRLWGAPPAPEADLLHQSVINLFNDHHFTLSQAERTADIVAHIGIPKEPA, from the coding sequence GTGACCGAAATCTGCATTATCACCGCACCACGGGCATCGACGCTGATCTATGGATTGGTTCGCAACGCCCCTCCGGGCCGCTGGCTAGTCCCGGCTAATGTGTGCCCGGCAATCCCCCTTGCCCTGGCGGAAGCAGAGGCGGAGTTCGAGTTTGTCGATATCAATCCCGAGACGCTCTGCCTCGATACGCAGCTTGTGGCCGATCGGATCGCCGACCGGTCTCAGCCTAGCGTGTCGGGAATAATCTATGTCCGCAGCTATGGAATCTCTGGCCCGGCAAGCGATGATCTGGGTGCGCTGCGGGCCGCTCTTGCGCCCAGGGGAATATTGATCGACGATCGCTGCCTGGGCGCACCGGAAACTGATCTTGGTGCGCTAGACTTGTTGGGTGCAGACGCCGCCATCTTTAGTACCGGATATGCCAAGGTTATTGACATTGGCGGCGGTGGTTATGGCGTTGTTGCGCCTCACCTGACCTATAGCGCACCATCCAAGTCTCTATCGGCAAGCGCTTTTGAGGCTGTTGTCAAAGAGTATCAGGCTGCCATGGATCACGGAACGGCAATCTATGTCGCACCCGGCGGCGGCAGCGCACATCGTTGGGTTTCGGGCGGCGCGGGACCCGAATGGACCGACATTCGCGCACGGATCGACGACGCGGCTCCCGGCGTTTTCGCCCATAAGGACACGCTTAATCTGTGTTATCGCAGTCGCCTTACAGCGTTTGGTACATTGCCGGAGGATTCCCTGGCTTGGCGATTTTCTATCCGTGTTGCCAATCCCAAAGCCGTGCTCCGCGCGATATTTGACGCTGGGCTCTTTGCCTCAGATCATTATTATCCGGTGACCAGGCTTTGGGGCGCACCGCCGGCACCGGAAGCCGACCTCCTTCATCAGTCCGTTATCAACCTGTTCAACGATCATCACTTCACGCTATCGCAGGCGGAGCGCACTGCCGACATTGTCGCTCATATCGGAATTCCCAAGGAGCCCGCCTGA